The Dioscorea cayenensis subsp. rotundata cultivar TDr96_F1 chromosome 11, TDr96_F1_v2_PseudoChromosome.rev07_lg8_w22 25.fasta, whole genome shotgun sequence genomic interval atattatgccataatctgtacaatatggcataatataatattttgacaGGATTATGGCATAATAGGTGTTTGGGTAACTATTTTACACTACAGAATTATGGCATAAAGTGGGaaatatggcataaaaaaatattccaatcaGACTGGAATATTTCTTTATGCCAAAACTCGTGAGAGTTGTGTTTGTGTTTCTctcaaatctctctctctctctctctctctctctctctctctctctctcttgtcgtctttcttttcttcaacgATCGGCTGCGTTGCATCTCCCGGCGTCATCTTCACTGGCGTGTCCATCGTCTACCTCTCCACTATCTCTCCATCAGCGTCGTCTTCTTCCCAGTCATTTTCCACTTTCTCGGCCAAGATCctgcctcctcctcctccgccaaAGCAGCAGCCCAACGCCGGAGTTGCAGCCCCGCCATCTCCACCGGAGCAGCAGCCCCTCATTCTCCTCCGTCGGAGCAGGAACCCAACGCCGGAGCAGCagcccctcctcctcctccggcCATCTTCTCAGTTTCTCCTCTCTTTTCAAGGTTTGGTGTTTCCTTGGATCAAACTCACCAATTTCCCATTGAATATGTTGACTGATTGTGTTgatctattttcttttgattgaatattgtttgtgatttttttaatggtataGAGGTAGAGTTTGATCTCAATGTTTGTATAGATCATCTATGAACTATGAAtttccttgtttcttttgttctttcagAATTTTCTAAGCCTAGATAGATCTCAATCTTTGTATAGTTTTTGCTTTCCTTGTTTCTTTGTTCTTGAGAGTTTCCTACtctagataaatttaaaaaactgaaATTGTTGATATAGAGAATATGGCCTTGTACTTTCTCAATCCATTTATAAATTGTTGGTTGTAGATCTTGTAGAAATATGGTTGCTGTGTATTTTCTCTTGGCGTTGTTAATGAAAATACAAGTGATCATCATCTCTCAAAGTTTCATTGATATGGATCTTGGTTATTCTACTGATTGCTGAATTTTTGATATACATGCCTTGGGTATAAAATGTTTTAGCATTTCAAAAGGTTATGAGTAATACACTTCAAAACAACATGTCAATTGGATTGGCCTTAGAACTCTTGTAGTTTGTAACAGGAAATTCAGCTCAagtattttaagaaaaaaattcaaaagtaaagTCTTACTTGAACTGTCAGTTGGATCAGGAATGATTTCATCAGCAGCCCTGACTTCAAACAGAAAAAGCAGTAGCGTATACCAAACCAAACTCTGTAAGACAATTATCGGGCTGAGCAATTTGGAAGCTTAATCTCCATACATAGCTTTTAGTAAAGCAAGCCCGATAATCAAGGTGTTGGGTAGAGTAGATAGAGAGAACCCAGTAATCAGCCAATCCAAAACTGCATTTGTATCTTAGTTTGACAAAGATGATAAATACGAAGATAGCTAGCAATTTTGTGTTGTGTCTGACAATATCGAGTTTGATCGTTCATTTTGTAAGGATTATTGGAGGAGATCACCTGGAAGGATAGTAGAGGGATGGAAAACTTGCACTTGAGAGtatttggaaaattttgtgTTGTGTCTGACTATATgagtttgatgttttatttatgttaatttttggtAACTGTAGCAGATTGAGTTTCTGAAATTTGATTATACGAGAAGACAGATGAAGAAAGATATCATCTTCTATTTATATAATTGCATTAATTGTCTCTTTCCATTTCTTACGCATACTATATTCTTTTGATACCtgataatttcattaattgcaAGATTTAATATTAGTAAAATGTACTGGTTTTGATGACTTTGTAATTATTAGGatttatatatcttaatatTGTAGTTCAGAATTATATATCAATGATCAAGAACTCATGTAATTAAGTACTCTTGGCTAAATCATGATCAAGGAACTAGTATATCTAGCTAATCAGTACAataattttccttgtttttattaattggtGAAGTGGTACCAATAATGAGAGGTAAGATCATTTTTGAATTTGTGGTTGGTAATGAACTTCAAGAtttgattaaaacttaattaattttcaactGAAATAATTAAAGGGATCATGCATGTATCAAGTATCTATCACCTAGAACTTTATTCACATgagaatatataatatttttcggTTGACTTCAATGCTAGTAATAATGATCGAAAAGGAGATGACAATATAAACCAAATGGAAAACAGCTTCAACCTCACatgaaagtatatatatatatatatatatatatatatattttatcaatgtatatatttatatggtaTTGCCTCAACAGAATAGTAGAGGGATGGAAAACATGCTGTCAAACTCAATTTGCTActtgtttcattaattttcatGCAAAAAGGCTACGGTAACAGTGTTTGGGATCAAGTGCTAGCTTTAATATAGTTTATTACAAAGTAAAAGTGGTGTGTTtggttttataattaaatacagAGATCAAACAGTTAATTACTTTGAAGCATGTGTTCCATATTGAGattaataatacaattaatGTCTTTGTTTCTTTCCTGTTCTTTTGCGTTGAAGATATGGAAATAATGAAAAGCATCTTTTGAGTATAGTGCTGAGGCCTTTTTGCTGCAGAATATACAGCCTATCAATTACAAGCTATCAAATACTATCTTATGGCAAGTGAAGGTGTGGCAAGTGAAGGAAGACATGAAAGTAGGGCAAAGTGGTATGAAATTCACAAGGCTCACCTAGTAAAGTTATTGGGTGAGTATAATACTCCTGCATACCgttcacaaaatggatggaccaAAGAAGCATGGAACAAGATGGTATGTGACATGATAACCAAGTTTTCCAATCCAAGCATCGCCACAAGCCAATTCAAAGCATTAGAAcaagatttgaaaaaaaacctaCAAGCTTCTAAAAGGGTTTTCTGAATTAAGTGGCTTTTCATGGGATTATGAAAAACACATTGTATCGGCTCCTGATGatgtttgggcaccactactagaggtatgtacataaataatgaatgatttcattaattacaaCCATCTAATTTGGAAAAATCAAACAGAGGAATAAGGATGCAAGGAAGTGGCATACTAGACCGTTTCCATACTTTACAGCTTTGCAGGAGGTTTATGAGGAtaagcatatattttctaatatgttACTCTTATAAAGTTTAATGCTactaacatattatatatttaaaatataggaAGGAAGATATGCTGAAGGCAAACGATCTCGTGGtatagaagattatgaagatattTCTCAATCATCTATGCACACTCCAAGTCCAAGTTTTTTTACTCCAACCGATTCAAGGCACCCATCACCTATACACGAAGCTGAGGATGATGATATCATGCAAGTGGAACCTCCTAGTTCTCAACCACGgaatcctcaaactcaaagttcaagcaatgaaattcttcggggaataagagatcaagatgggcagagaagaaaaagggagagaAAAGGGAAAAGGCCTCAAGAGTCATCATTCAATATGGACAAGTACATTGCATTTTGAGAGCGCGAGAACAAAGAATATCTCGAAGTTCTCAAGGGCACTCAAGTAGTGGAAAAGCACACAATAGAAGATTGCATGAAGGTGTTCAATCAAATGAGTGTCATTTTCACAGAAGAGGAAATGTTCAAAGCTactcaaattttcattaaagataAAAGTTATCGTGAACTCTTTCTATGTCTTCAAGAAGATCATAGAGTGCCATGGCTCAAAATGATGTTTACCAAAATTGACTAAGAGATGATCATGAACTTGTTTTGATTAtgaacttgtaattttgaactTGTTAAATATCCTTTTCTTGTTTGTACTTGTTATGGGAATCTTTTTCATTATGTACCTGTTGAATATACTTTTTCATAAACttgttgaatataattttttgtatgattGTTAAATATCCTTTTCTTTTACTAGTTGTTATGagaatgttttgattttaggTAATTTTTTGCCATTAATTTGTTAAGTATCCTTTTGTCGTGTAATATACTCTATAATGCTATTCAAGATAGGCATTCAACATCCAAACTTTCAGATTCTTTGccattaatttcattcattcaaaagAGCTTGCCGATACAATGTCTAAGAAACAATTTTATGATTACCACAAACCTATTGTCTATCTCGGCGATATCTACAATAATCAgtccacatttgcattgctatttcatctcttttacgaGCAGCTACATTTCGCTCAGAGTTCATGGTGTCAACATCTTCTCCGTATGACTCATCTCCATTAGGAACAATAGTTTCTTCGGCTTCACTATCAAAATCCTCAACAATATCTGTACCGTTATGTATACGGATGAAGTTATGCAACATACAAGTAGCAActactatatcagtttgagaGCCGATTGGATGAAAAGTTGCTACTTTAAGTATCGAAAATCTCATCTTCAAAATACCGATGATGCGTTCAACATGATTCCTTAATGACGCATGTcgtaaattaaatagttctttatAATTGGTCGGTTTAGATTACGCTCGACCTTGCTCCTGCAAATGGTAATGGACACCTCtatatggagcaataaaattcaGGGTATTAGCATATCCTGCATCTATAAGATAATATTTACTCCTTGGGACTTCAAAACCTTGTTCAATCGAACGTTGGAGAATCCTAGCATCAGAAGCAGATCCTTCCCACCCGTCTCGTACATATACAAAACGAAGATCAAAATCACATGCGACCATTAACATTCTATGATAGTGTTTGCTTTCTGTTTCTGTAAGGATCTTGTTTATTCAAAGAAATCGTGAtaggaatatgtgttccatcaatagcaccaacacaatcctaaaaaaataaacaaacatattaaCATTTACAACgacaaaaaaatcacaataaaattcataatatatagctTTGCCTACCatgaaatatgggaaaaattttCGGGTATTCTGAATAACTGGTGATGTTATTGTCGATGGAGGTTCTATGTATTCACGAGCAAGTCGATTAACAACTTTAAGTACTTTACTAAAATATCGACTAACCGTTTCTGCAGAATGCTGAAATCGCTCTTGCACATCACTGTTACTAGCATTATGAGCAAGAGTGTACATAAACATTGCTAGTTGCTCCTCGACTGTTGTCCGTTTTGAGTTGCAGAGGAGCGATTTTTCTTTCAAACGATCAACCAGTTCTTGAAATATATGaggctccatacgaaattcTCTTTGGCAACGTTCCTCATGGCcttcaagaatttcttgtacatCAGCAGCACCTGTAAGAATGGACGTGTGATGTTTTACATTTGTGGAAGTTGCTGGACATTCTCTTGACCAATAGCTAAGCATTAAtatatcatcttcttcattttttttcctccaaagaTTTAAGAAATCCATGGTGAAACAATGGttagaattattaatttttcaacttaagaagaagaacaatatgTGTATAATGCAAAGGAATCATGTATATAAATAGGGGAAAATGATAACGACTATAATTATAATGGTTATATTTACAATGACTATATTCAAAcggctatttttcaaatttgaattctcaacggtaatttttattatgtaataattatttattttgcaaaacaaacactcattctggaagaaaaaaatatgtaatagtttttgtaatatttttttattttgttacccaaacacCCATTTTGTAGGAATAAAATCTgccataatttctgtaataatcagtTGCACttcttacataataaaattatgctatattttttattttgcatccaaacaggccctaagtttttgttttttgtagtTTCCAGCTTCCACTTGCacttgatattattattattattattattattattattattattattattattattattattattattattattattattagtgtttttggattttttttaccAACATTGCTCTagttcaaaaaatattatttttagttttggcatctaaatattctttttattttttactttaagtttacatatatatatatatatatatatatatatatttataaatgtagCTAAACCATTCTAACAAACGCTTAACTTTTTTGAGTTATGAGAAAATTGCAATGTCAATTGGATCTTTTGTTCATGTGGTggttttagttattatttataaatattatacttTTAATATGAAACTCTATTATAAATTGGATGAAAATATTTGCTTTAATTCTTCATATTATTCATTGTTagctgttatatatatatatatatatatatttgaaatcacTTAGGCCTTGCTTGGGAGAGGGTTATTGGAGGTTTTGTAAAGTAAGGTCTCAACCAACCCTTGTTTGGATCCAGGGTTTTAGTAAGGGTAGGGTTTGAGggggttaaatggagggttgagaaacctccatttacccccttttctcaaccctccaaattggggggttgagaaggttttgttttttaactGGATGAAATACCCTTGAGCTTTTTAATAATTTCCATCCATTGTTAGGTTTTCAAACTATCAGGGGAATTTGGCTGAGAGAGCTTCGGCTGAGAGAGCTTCACTGCGTGTGAGCTTCACCGCAGCGACTCCACCTGGAACTGGGGCCTAGACAATATTTCCCCTTCATCTTTGGGTGAGatcccttctccttctccattgATCTCTTCCATCTACATAAATCTCTTCAAGTGCTTCTGTTCTTTCCCTGGTATTAATAGTTTTCAAATGTGAAATGCCATTGTTTCCATCTATGAATTTAGTTATAGAGGCAACCTGTTGCTAATGTTCATGATGTTTGTTGGCAACTTGAGATCATGCAAGTAGAGGTCGAATTTGGTGATGGTGTGAGTAAAAACTGAAAAAGATGGCAGTCTGCTTTTGtagttatttatttggtttggaTAGTAAATTTAATTGTGGGGTCTAGGTGAGAGAAGATGAATTCCATGGCCTAAGCTTCTTGTTTGAGTTTTACATTTTGCTCCATTATTTGATAGCTGGTGGATCAAATAAACTGGTTCTGttaatttgtgtaatattttgtttgactACTAAATTCAATTATGGGTTTCTGGTTCATACTAACCAAAATTGTTCAGTTGGTCATTTCGtatgatacaaaaaaaaaaaatgctttcttGAATGTGAAGTTCAGGTTGTgtatataatttgtataatattGGCTTTCATGTGAACTCTCATAGTTTTCTTAAGTAGCTTTTTTCTGCCCCTCTGTTTCCATTGAACATGCAAATGATGTTGATGCAGCTGTCGAATTTATAGTAGCTGATATTTTGCCTCGTTTTAGTGGACCACCCAAAGAAACACAAGGAATTAAACAGTCTTTTCACAAAGATGCGTACATCTATGGACTGAAATGTACCATCAATTggaatttgattaaattgagAATAAAGAATATAGTAAGtgtaattgattttaaaatttccaaaacCGCATTATACTTACTGATGTTGATGCTtgggttttttcttttcatgtatATCAGAATGAATAGCTAATGTTTCCTAAGGATATCATTAAAGTTCATGGTTTTTTAAACTATTATCTTTAAACTATAGACATTAAATTGtggaatatataaaattattcacACCCGTGAACAAGGTATCAAGCATtccaaattatataatatgcaGTGGATTTAAATTCAAAGAGTGAAGTGTTTTACTAATAAATAGTGTTGAAGaagtaattatttctttttgatgaTGGGATGGGTTTTTCTGTTAGAATTTCTGTTTCTTAAATAGATCACACCAACTTTGTCAACTAATCAAGCATGTGGctttttcaaataaacatagTTTATAAAATTCTCTTATGCTATCATTGCCAGATACTTCCAACACTTCCTCTCCCCACAAGAAAGTGTACATCATTCTCTCAAGCATCTTAAAGTCATTGATAATGATAACTAGGATCATAAATCAAGAGGATTTAAGATGAAGCCTGTTAAGATGTTTAGGTTGTGGAGGTGGACAATTATTTATTGCCAGGCATTGGGCTGAATGAAATTGTGTGTGTGAAAGccacattaaataaatttctcatttaATTCTTTAAAGCCAATATAAATGCTTTAAATTGTATCTCCTTTTCTTTGTATGACATATGGGTTATTTTccatagttaattttttttttgcatgttaTCATATTGTAGGGtcatacattattttttttttttggtgcaaaatttgataatttattttttttagatggcGGACAAGAAAAAGCTATTGGACAATCCTTATATTAAATTGCAACGTTTGCACCATTTAGCAGCAATTCAAGTTATTATGCTAGTGATTAGTTGGATTGCAAGACGTAAGAAGGAACATAAGCATGTCAACAATCAAATTGCTCGTGAATTACGCCTTCATGGAGACCAAGCAAGAGATGAACTAATGTCACATTTGTTGTCAAGTGATCTGTGTCATAACATGATAAGAATGAGTCCTAGAGCTTTTCTAGGATTATGTGAAATATTAGTTAGAGACGGAGGTCTTAGACCAACTTTGCAAGTGTCTATCGAGGAGCAAGTTGCAAGAACTCTATATTTATTAGGTCATAATGTCTCCCATCGTGAACTACCTTTCTTCTTCCGTCGTTCTTGTGAGACAATCTCCTGTCATTTTCATAATGTATTGCAAGCTATAGTAGAGTTAGAGGAAAAATACTTAGTACAACCTGATGGCTCAGAAATCCCTTCAGAAATATTCAGCAGCAGTAGGTTCTATCCATATTTTAAGGTAATCGAATCCctaatgaattttaattttattacaattgtgtatagtgtgaataaaatattaaatttatcccaggattgtgttggtgcgattgatggaacacatgttcGTGTAAAAGTTGCCAATGCCGACGCTCCTAGGTTTCGTGGAAGGAAGGAATACccaacacaaaatgtgttgGCTGCATGCACATTCGATTTAAAATTCACTTACGTGTTACCTGGGTGGGAAGGAACAACATCTGATTCAAGAATAATGAAAAATGCGTTAAGTAGAGCTTGTCCACTAAAAATCCCTCAAGGTAATTGTTGACATgatctaatattttattaaagaccATATATACACAAACAATGTTATAACATAGTCCATTTGttatttaggaaaatattaccTTTGTTGATGCTGGATTCATGTTAAGAAGTGGGCTTATTACACCATATAGAGGAGAGCGATACCACTTGAAGGAATACTCAAGGAACCCACCACGAAATCCacatgaattatttaatcttcGCCATGCATCTCTAAGAAATTCTATCGAGCGAGCATTTGGCGTCGTGAAGAAGCGTTTTCCTATAATAGGGAGCTCGACGGAGCCACATTATGGTTTGGAAACACAAAAGgaaattatttttgcatgttgtATTTTGCACAATTATTTAATGGGTGTAGATCCTGATGATATATTAATTGCTCAAGTTGATAACGAACTTAGTGATGAAGTTCAAGATGAGCATGATGGCACCGGGGAAAATAGTGAAGAAACAATTGCTGGAGAAATTATTAGGGATGCTATAGCAGTTGAAATGTGGACTAATTATGTCGAGTAAGTTATTGGTGCATTGTTACATGATTGATGTTGTCTTCACAGTgtagtttattttttgtaaGGTTATGTTGAGTGAGTTCTTGATGTTGTCAAATGGATAATATTGTTAAATGGGTGATGTTGTTTTTGCATTATTGTATAATGGATGATGTTGTTTTATGTACTAATTACATTGTTGTTGATGTAATGTaatgcatttattttatttcattgtgtgCCTTCTTGCAAACTTTTTTAACTACAAATATCTATGGATTTTAAATATTCCgttgttattaataattttgtgtTCTTATCAATGTAGTTTAAAATATGTCAAAGAGGAAATCAAGTTC includes:
- the LOC120271560 gene encoding uncharacterized protein LOC120271560, encoding MADKKKLLDNPYIKLQRLHHLAAIQVIMLVISWIARRKKEHKHVNNQIARELRLHGDQARDELMSHLLSSDLCHNMIRMSPRAFLGLCEILVRDGGLRPTLQVSIEEQVARTLYLLGHNVSHRELPFFFRRSCETISCHFHNVLQAIVELEEKYLVQPDGSEIPSEIFSSSRFYPYFKENITFVDAGFMLRSGLITPYRGERYHLKEYSRNPPRNPHELFNLRHASLRNSIERAFGVVKKRFPIIGSSTEPHYGLETQKEIIFACCILHNYLMGVDPDDILIAQVDNELSDEVQDEHDGTGENSEETIAGEIIRDAIAVEMWTNYVE